A stretch of the Actinomyces qiguomingii genome encodes the following:
- a CDS encoding carbohydrate ABC transporter permease: MTANASTARRPRRPTKRRVRQGWWFPYLIILPAIVFELLIHIIPMLTGIWMSFKQLTKFFIANWSAAPDAGLDNYRRVLDMSGSVGMGFRNSLLITCAFTIIVVGLSWALGMLAAVVLQRPFRGRAVVRTLFLVPYALPMYAGIIAWKFMFQKDNGAINHILQSLGILDEGAFWLIGNNAFFALVIVAIWRWWPFAFLMLMAGLQSIPEDVYEAAALDGARPLRQWWSITLPMLRPVNLVLLLNMFLWTFNDFNTPYVLYGTANPPAGDLISFHIYNASFLTWNFGAGSAMSTLLLLMLLALSGMYIVYLNRRSENA; this comes from the coding sequence ATGACCGCAAACGCCTCCACCGCTCGCCGCCCCAGGCGCCCCACCAAACGACGGGTGCGCCAGGGATGGTGGTTTCCCTACCTGATCATCCTTCCGGCGATAGTGTTCGAACTGCTCATCCACATCATTCCGATGCTCACGGGAATCTGGATGAGTTTCAAACAACTGACCAAGTTCTTCATCGCGAACTGGTCCGCGGCCCCCGACGCCGGCCTGGACAACTACCGCAGGGTGCTCGACATGTCGGGCAGCGTCGGCATGGGATTCCGGAACTCGTTGCTGATCACCTGCGCCTTCACGATAATCGTCGTCGGCCTCTCCTGGGCGCTGGGCATGCTCGCGGCCGTGGTGTTGCAACGCCCCTTCCGCGGCCGCGCGGTGGTGCGCACGCTCTTCCTGGTGCCGTACGCCCTGCCTATGTATGCCGGGATCATCGCGTGGAAGTTCATGTTCCAGAAGGACAATGGAGCGATCAACCATATCCTTCAGAGTCTGGGGATCCTCGACGAGGGCGCCTTTTGGCTGATTGGCAATAACGCCTTTTTCGCGCTCGTGATCGTTGCCATATGGCGCTGGTGGCCCTTCGCCTTCCTCATGCTGATGGCCGGGCTGCAATCCATCCCCGAAGACGTGTACGAAGCCGCTGCGCTCGACGGCGCACGGCCGCTGCGGCAGTGGTGGTCAATTACACTGCCGATGCTGCGCCCGGTGAATCTTGTCCTGCTGCTGAACATGTTCCTGTGGACCTTCAACGACTTCAACACGCCGTACGTCCTTTATGGAACTGCCAACCCGCCGGCGGGGGACCTAATCTCATTCCACATCTACAACGCCTCCTTCCTCACGTGGAACTTTGGAGCGGGCTCGGCCATGTCCACCCTGCTGCTGCTAATGCTGCTAGCGCTGTCCGGCATGTACATCGTCTACCTAAACCGGAGGTCTGAGAATGCGTGA
- a CDS encoding ABC transporter substrate-binding protein: MALSLTRRGFISASGLTAALAAVSSTAACAGSRQSSGRGSGALTYWASNQGASVDDDKATLTPLLEEFTAETGIEVEMEVIGWNDLQTRIQTAVTSGDAPDVVNIGNTWAVSLQATGAFLEFDEAALEAVGGADKFVETALATCGAPGTTPTSLPLYGLAYGLYYNRQMFTDAGLEAPTTWEEMVDAAKRLTDPGKGVYGMAIAAGSYTENAHYAFINAAQEGEELFDSDGNPTFTGDGVVNGILRYLDLMQTDAVVNTSNAQYDNGADSVADFANGKAAMIINQNNADTTIVANGMTHDQFGVVPYPAPAGAPDDTASHVAGINIALFANTGNRDGALQLVKFLTEAEQQATLGEQFKTLPVLKGEEPTFTEDAQEAAIFMEVYENRAKPLPLVPAEDQFESSVGQAMNDMFASVATGTVLTADDVRQALQSAQDTVSAAIG; the protein is encoded by the coding sequence ATGGCACTGTCACTTACTCGACGTGGCTTCATCAGCGCCTCCGGGCTGACTGCGGCACTGGCGGCCGTCTCGTCTACTGCTGCGTGCGCGGGCTCGAGGCAGTCCTCGGGGCGTGGGAGCGGCGCACTTACGTACTGGGCGTCCAATCAGGGGGCGAGCGTCGATGATGACAAGGCGACTTTGACGCCGCTGCTGGAGGAGTTCACCGCCGAGACCGGCATCGAGGTGGAGATGGAAGTGATCGGTTGGAATGACCTCCAGACGCGTATCCAGACCGCGGTCACCTCCGGCGATGCGCCCGATGTGGTCAATATCGGCAACACCTGGGCCGTTTCACTGCAAGCCACCGGGGCCTTCCTCGAATTCGACGAAGCCGCCTTGGAAGCCGTCGGCGGCGCCGACAAGTTCGTGGAGACGGCTCTGGCCACCTGTGGAGCGCCGGGCACCACGCCCACGTCGCTTCCGCTGTATGGGCTCGCCTACGGGCTGTACTACAACCGGCAGATGTTCACCGACGCCGGCCTGGAAGCGCCGACCACATGGGAGGAGATGGTCGATGCGGCCAAGCGGCTGACCGACCCGGGCAAGGGCGTGTACGGCATGGCGATCGCTGCGGGCAGCTACACGGAAAATGCGCACTACGCCTTCATCAACGCGGCACAGGAGGGGGAGGAGCTGTTCGACTCAGATGGCAATCCAACCTTCACCGGCGACGGCGTGGTCAACGGCATCCTCAGGTACCTCGATCTCATGCAGACCGACGCGGTGGTCAACACCTCCAACGCCCAGTACGACAACGGCGCCGACTCCGTGGCGGACTTCGCCAACGGCAAGGCGGCCATGATCATCAACCAGAACAATGCCGACACCACGATCGTGGCCAATGGAATGACTCACGACCAGTTCGGGGTGGTGCCCTATCCGGCACCCGCGGGTGCGCCGGACGACACCGCCAGCCATGTCGCTGGCATCAACATCGCGTTGTTCGCCAACACCGGCAATCGGGACGGCGCGCTGCAACTGGTCAAGTTCCTGACCGAGGCCGAGCAGCAGGCGACGCTGGGCGAGCAGTTCAAGACTCTCCCGGTGCTCAAGGGCGAGGAGCCAACCTTCACCGAGGACGCTCAGGAGGCGGCGATTTTCATGGAGGTCTACGAGAACCGTGCCAAGCCGTTGCCACTGGTCCCGGCCGAGGACCAGTTCGAATCCTCCGTGGGGCAGGCGATGAATGACATGTTTGCCTCCGTGGCCACTGGCACCGTCCTGACCGCAGACGATGTGCGCCAGGCGCTACAGAGCGCTCAGGACACCGTCTCCGCCGCCATCGGCTGA
- a CDS encoding LacI family DNA-binding transcriptional regulator, with amino-acid sequence MNATPTISDLARALNLSISSVSYALNGHKGVSEVTRRRVIEYATRVGYRANSSARALSRARTGSIGIVVRDEYAVIGTQPYYLRFLAGIAAALEGTEVELIVKLTESGLDDELAVYRRWAAESRVDGVILIDENIDDPRAALVQSLGLPAVLHGTTPPTHPELSGILIDDAADSATLVEHLARQGARSVLHAAGPTRHRHEARRLETVAAECAARGLGYDCVCGSYALSHGQRAADLLAAQTSPRPDAIIAANDLVAVGACRRLAQHGIAVPQDCLVVAWDNSIMCEIAEPAISALDRNPERCGSRAVQLLLERLGDTSTATKHEIAESSELILRRSSVPVRLG; translated from the coding sequence ATGAACGCGACGCCGACGATCTCGGATTTGGCCCGTGCCTTGAATCTGTCGATCTCCTCGGTGTCCTACGCGCTTAACGGCCACAAGGGCGTCAGCGAGGTCACCAGAAGACGCGTCATCGAATACGCCACGCGAGTGGGGTACCGCGCGAACTCCTCAGCCCGGGCACTGTCGCGCGCACGCACCGGCAGTATCGGCATCGTCGTGAGAGACGAGTATGCGGTCATCGGCACCCAACCGTACTATCTCCGCTTCTTAGCGGGCATTGCCGCAGCGCTCGAGGGCACGGAGGTGGAGCTGATCGTCAAGTTGACAGAATCCGGCCTCGACGATGAGCTCGCCGTCTACCGCCGCTGGGCCGCTGAGAGCCGCGTGGATGGCGTGATTCTGATCGATGAGAACATCGACGATCCGCGGGCGGCCCTGGTGCAGTCACTTGGGCTACCCGCAGTGCTGCACGGAACCACTCCGCCCACGCACCCCGAGTTGTCCGGCATCCTCATCGACGATGCCGCGGACTCCGCCACACTCGTCGAGCATCTGGCCCGGCAGGGGGCCCGGAGCGTGCTGCATGCGGCCGGTCCGACGCGACACCGCCACGAGGCGCGCCGTTTGGAGACCGTCGCTGCCGAATGCGCGGCACGCGGCCTGGGCTATGACTGTGTATGCGGTTCCTACGCGTTGTCCCATGGGCAACGCGCGGCGGACCTTCTGGCCGCACAGACATCGCCGCGCCCGGACGCCATCATCGCCGCCAATGACCTGGTGGCGGTAGGCGCATGCCGCCGACTGGCTCAGCACGGCATCGCGGTTCCCCAGGACTGTCTGGTGGTCGCCTGGGACAACTCGATTATGTGCGAAATCGCCGAACCAGCTATCAGTGCCCTGGACCGAAACCCCGAACGCTGCGGGAGCCGAGCTGTACAGCTGCTGCTGGAACGGCTCGGCGACACCAGCACTGCCACCAAGCACGAGATTGCCGAATCCAGCGAGCTGATCTTACGGCGATCCTCGGTACCCGTCCGTCTCGGCTGA
- a CDS encoding 6-phosphofructokinase has protein sequence MATKRIGILTAGGDAPGLNAAIRGFGKAAIAEHGWKLIGFRDGMRGLAENRYTELNAAALSGILTTGGTMLGTSRDKVHRMMVDGEVRDMIPTIVDNVEKDKLDAVVCLGGGGTAKNARRLMDAGINVLHLPKTIDNDIVRTESSFGFSTALEIATEAVDRLHSTAHSHHRIILTEIMGHRAGWLALGAGLAGGADVILLPEVPYSVDAIADKIERRRKHGSTFSVVAVAEGARSVKDAEELAHAQALVKDASSPELKALAKKGVKALEASHRANTFTLAEQLEAATGLEARVSILGYVQRGGTPNAADRLLGTRLGVAGANAIAAGKYGVMVADCGHDTALVPLKEVAGKVKYVPRDHEWIKAARAVGTALGD, from the coding sequence ATGGCAACCAAGCGTATCGGAATCCTGACCGCTGGCGGAGACGCGCCCGGACTCAACGCCGCGATCCGCGGCTTCGGCAAGGCGGCTATCGCCGAGCACGGGTGGAAACTGATCGGGTTCCGCGATGGCATGCGCGGGTTGGCGGAGAACCGGTACACGGAGCTGAATGCGGCGGCTCTGTCCGGAATCCTGACCACCGGCGGCACCATGCTGGGCACCAGCCGGGACAAGGTGCACCGCATGATGGTGGACGGCGAGGTACGGGACATGATTCCGACCATTGTGGACAACGTCGAGAAGGACAAGCTTGACGCCGTGGTGTGCCTGGGTGGTGGCGGCACCGCCAAGAACGCCCGTCGGCTAATGGATGCGGGCATCAACGTGCTGCATCTGCCCAAGACCATCGACAATGACATTGTGCGCACGGAGAGCTCGTTCGGCTTCTCCACCGCCCTGGAGATCGCCACCGAGGCGGTGGACCGCCTGCACTCGACGGCGCACTCCCACCATCGCATCATCCTCACCGAGATCATGGGCCACCGCGCCGGTTGGTTGGCGCTGGGAGCGGGTCTGGCCGGGGGAGCGGATGTGATTCTGCTGCCGGAGGTGCCCTACTCGGTGGATGCGATCGCCGACAAGATCGAGCGGCGCCGCAAGCACGGGTCGACCTTCTCCGTTGTCGCCGTTGCCGAGGGCGCCCGCAGTGTCAAGGACGCCGAGGAGCTCGCTCATGCTCAGGCACTGGTCAAGGACGCCTCCAGCCCGGAGCTGAAGGCTCTGGCCAAGAAGGGCGTCAAGGCGCTGGAGGCCTCTCACCGCGCCAACACCTTCACTCTCGCCGAGCAGCTGGAGGCCGCCACCGGGCTGGAGGCGCGTGTGTCGATCCTGGGCTACGTGCAGCGGGGCGGCACCCCGAATGCGGCCGACCGCCTGCTGGGCACCCGTCTGGGCGTGGCCGGGGCGAATGCCATTGCCGCCGGCAAGTACGGCGTCATGGTCGCCGACTGCGGGCACGACACCGCCCTGGTGCCGCTGAAGGAGGTTGCCGGCAAGGTCAAGTACGTGCCGCGCGACCACGAGTGGATCAAGGCCGCGCGCGCGGTGGGCACGGCGCTGGGGGACTGA
- a CDS encoding RNA polymerase-binding protein RbpA, producing MADRALRGMTIGAKSMESEDGVEFAARQNITYECPLGHVTTVPMSMEAEVPQTWECPECGQPAVLRGEDDPESDEPKKAPRTHWDMLLERRDVEDLKVLLDERLEMLRSGEIYRERF from the coding sequence ATGGCGGATCGGGCACTGCGAGGCATGACGATCGGCGCGAAGTCAATGGAGTCCGAGGACGGTGTGGAGTTCGCCGCCAGGCAGAACATCACCTATGAGTGCCCCCTGGGCCATGTCACCACGGTCCCCATGTCCATGGAGGCGGAGGTGCCGCAGACCTGGGAGTGCCCGGAGTGTGGGCAGCCCGCGGTGCTGCGCGGAGAGGACGATCCTGAGTCGGATGAGCCCAAGAAGGCTCCTCGTACCCACTGGGACATGCTGTTGGAGCGCCGTGACGTCGAGGATCTGAAGGTCCTGCTGGATGAGCGCCTGGAGATGCTGCGTTCAGGTGAGATCTACCGCGAACGCTTCTGA
- a CDS encoding polyprenol monophosphomannose synthase — MKAVVVIPTYNEIDNLPGALDGVRDAVPQADILVVDDNSPDGTGSLADSRALADTHIHVLHREEKNGLGPAYLAGFSWALAQGYELICEMDADGSHRPQDLALLIQRAEMADVPDLVIGSRWVSGGATVGWDGRRVALSRGGNLYINAMLGLRVRDATAGFRVYRADALRRLNLGAVEAHGYGFQVNMTKLVAESGGRIVEIPITFREREAGQSKLSGGIFSEELALVTKWGVSKRGTQLAGLAVSAGEQVRGTYRRARTRQKRSR; from the coding sequence GTGAAGGCCGTCGTCGTCATCCCCACCTATAACGAGATCGATAACCTGCCGGGCGCGTTAGACGGGGTGCGTGATGCCGTACCCCAGGCCGACATCCTGGTGGTGGATGACAACTCGCCGGACGGCACCGGCTCCTTGGCCGACTCCAGAGCACTGGCCGACACGCATATTCACGTGCTGCACCGGGAGGAGAAGAACGGGCTGGGCCCGGCTTACCTGGCCGGCTTCTCCTGGGCGCTGGCGCAGGGGTACGAGCTGATCTGCGAAATGGATGCCGATGGCTCCCACCGCCCCCAGGACCTGGCGCTGCTCATCCAGCGCGCCGAGATGGCCGATGTGCCAGACCTGGTCATCGGTTCCCGCTGGGTGTCCGGGGGTGCCACCGTGGGTTGGGACGGCCGGCGGGTGGCGCTGTCGCGCGGCGGCAACCTGTACATCAATGCCATGCTGGGGCTGCGAGTCAGGGACGCCACAGCTGGTTTCAGGGTGTATCGGGCCGACGCCTTGCGGCGACTGAATCTGGGCGCGGTAGAGGCGCACGGTTACGGCTTCCAGGTGAATATGACCAAACTGGTGGCCGAGTCCGGCGGCCGCATAGTGGAGATACCCATTACCTTCCGGGAGCGGGAAGCCGGCCAGTCTAAACTCTCCGGAGGGATCTTCTCCGAGGAGCTCGCCCTAGTCACCAAGTGGGGTGTTTCCAAACGTGGCACACAGCTGGCTGGTCTGGCCGTTTCCGCCGGGGAGCAGGTTCGGGGCACCTACAGGCGCGCGCGCACCCGTCAGAAGCGTTCGCGGTAG
- the lnt gene encoding apolipoprotein N-acyltransferase, producing MNRLTRWLVPVLVSAGAGLSVWSAFPPVGAWWAAPLGLALLASVLRGRGPWAGAGLGTVFGLALFTPLLHFAAVAMGNPIGWAALTAVESVYLAVFGAAWALVARIGRLERSGAAAMAARMAAFTVLWCGVEEVRSSWPWGGFPFGRLAFAMADAPMLPFAAYGGAVGLSALVACAGAALAEAGHALRRQRVLDGLSAAALAAVVVVAPVLAPLDGAAQNGTLRVGAVQGDVAEEFEDAFNRALEVTGNHAEATLSLAEAVGRGTLDVVIWPENAADLDPRDYPASAALVDRAAQAVGAPLLVGAISYADGVRYNDMLVWTPATGAGEYYRKHRPVPFAEYVPLRNQLRHLTRQVDRIGTDLAPGTGPQTLTVHAAAQERDVKLALGICFEVAYEDTLRAGVQQGGEVIVIPTNNASFLHSSEAEQQLAQGRVQAVIHGRALVQVSTVGVTAIINPRGVVEQRTRPYTQASLVADVPLRHSITVADRLGSVPGRALELGAALLAGAGMVSGVSRLRRRGPRV from the coding sequence ATGAATCGGCTGACCCGGTGGCTGGTACCCGTTCTCGTGTCTGCGGGCGCCGGACTGAGCGTGTGGTCCGCGTTCCCGCCGGTGGGGGCATGGTGGGCGGCCCCATTGGGGCTGGCCCTATTGGCCTCGGTGCTACGTGGCCGCGGCCCCTGGGCCGGGGCGGGGCTCGGAACGGTTTTCGGACTCGCACTGTTCACACCACTGCTGCATTTCGCGGCGGTGGCGATGGGCAATCCGATCGGCTGGGCCGCCCTGACCGCGGTTGAATCCGTCTACCTGGCAGTATTCGGGGCGGCATGGGCGTTGGTCGCACGAATCGGACGACTGGAACGCTCCGGCGCCGCGGCCATGGCGGCGCGCATGGCCGCGTTCACAGTGCTGTGGTGCGGGGTTGAGGAAGTGCGCTCATCCTGGCCGTGGGGTGGTTTCCCCTTCGGCAGACTCGCCTTCGCCATGGCCGACGCCCCCATGCTGCCCTTCGCCGCCTATGGCGGCGCCGTCGGTCTTTCCGCCCTGGTCGCCTGTGCGGGGGCCGCTCTGGCGGAGGCGGGACACGCGCTGCGCCGGCAGCGAGTGCTTGACGGGCTGTCGGCCGCGGCACTGGCCGCAGTGGTGGTCGTCGCACCCGTGCTGGCACCCCTGGACGGTGCCGCCCAGAACGGCACCTTGCGGGTGGGGGCGGTGCAGGGCGATGTGGCTGAGGAGTTCGAGGATGCTTTCAACCGGGCCCTGGAGGTCACCGGCAACCACGCCGAGGCCACCCTTTCCCTGGCCGAGGCCGTGGGCCGAGGCACGCTCGACGTCGTCATCTGGCCTGAGAACGCCGCTGACCTGGATCCGCGCGACTACCCCGCCTCGGCGGCACTTGTAGACAGGGCCGCCCAGGCGGTGGGCGCACCGCTTCTGGTGGGCGCCATTTCCTACGCCGACGGCGTGCGCTACAACGACATGCTGGTGTGGACGCCGGCCACCGGAGCGGGGGAGTACTACCGCAAACACCGTCCGGTACCATTCGCCGAATACGTGCCGCTGCGGAACCAATTGCGTCACCTGACCCGCCAAGTGGATCGTATCGGAACCGACTTGGCGCCCGGCACCGGCCCGCAGACGCTCACTGTCCACGCCGCTGCGCAGGAACGCGACGTAAAGCTCGCCCTGGGGATCTGCTTCGAGGTGGCTTACGAGGACACGCTGCGAGCCGGCGTGCAACAGGGCGGTGAGGTGATTGTCATCCCGACCAATAACGCCAGCTTCCTACACTCCTCAGAGGCCGAGCAGCAGCTGGCGCAGGGGAGGGTGCAGGCGGTGATTCACGGGCGTGCCCTGGTGCAGGTCTCCACCGTGGGCGTTACAGCGATCATCAATCCGCGCGGCGTCGTCGAGCAGCGCACCCGGCCCTACACACAGGCCTCCCTGGTGGCGGATGTGCCGCTGCGCCACTCCATTACCGTCGCCGATCGCCTCGGCTCGGTGCCCGGCCGTGCTCTGGAGCTCGGTGCCGCACTGCTGGCCGGGGCCGGTATGGTTTCCGGTGTATCACGGCTGCGGCGGCGAGGTCCGCGGGTGTGA
- a CDS encoding DEAD/DEAH box helicase has product MTSPAERYAAARRRQADSRTELARFARGYDFPFDDFQNQACRALEAGEGVLVAAPTGAGKTVVGEFAVHLALAKGLKAFYTTPIKALSNQKYLDLVARHGSDRVGLLTGDTSLNPHADVIVMTTEVLRNMLYSGSRDLDRLGYVVMDEVHYLADRFRGPVWEEVMIHLAPEVLVVSLSATVSNAEEFGDWLGQVRGTTAVVVSEHRPVPLTQHMMVGRRLLPLYSLRTVTDSDGQAQASAQPPLNPDLLRSVRDARRAAAGRQPGDTGGRRHGGAGRPGRWARGAGGRRRPSHRGEAGARTAHLRPPSRVAVIKALDGADLLPAIVFVFSRTGCENAVREAVTRGVDLTTAQEARRIREIIERRTAQIPDRDLGVLGFHAWEHALTRGVAAHHAGLLPVFKETVEELFAANLVKVVYATETLSLGINMPARTVVLESLRKWNGSAHVNLTPGEYTQLTGRAGRRGIDVEGHAVVLATDDAEPTFVASLASRRTYPLVSAFRPTYNMAVNLLARLPRDRAREVLESSFAQFQADRGVVELAAEARRKRRRLDALEKQMACHLGDFGEYALLRHRISDAEADQSRGNRSNRRGEASRSISSLGRGDVVVFRTGRRRRHGVVLAQEAAHTGEPRLTVVGEDGRVHTLTPQNAPDGVARVGALPVSEAVDARRPRERERLTGRLLEALRAGTLDASTQRGSRRGNRAGEDGANVAQHLERLRHEMRAHPCHACPHREEHARIGRRWVRTRNELEVIQARVNRRTGTIARQFDAVCRVLLELGYLDPADRGHPEGKLRVTGAGRMLARVYAERDLLVAECLRQGLWDGLSSAELAGAVSACVYEPRLAASSLGLPAAPGSRLADVLQQELAISRRIGDLEALERVEASTGAEPALAGAVRIWAEGADLSVVLEDTDLTAGDFVRWCKQLLDVLGQLATIGSGGEGQTDQTGTALTAADACLDVNRGVVSWSSV; this is encoded by the coding sequence ATGACTTCGCCAGCTGAACGCTACGCCGCCGCACGTCGACGCCAGGCGGACTCCCGCACCGAGCTGGCCCGATTCGCTCGCGGCTATGACTTCCCCTTTGACGACTTCCAGAATCAGGCCTGCCGGGCCCTCGAAGCGGGCGAGGGCGTGCTGGTGGCCGCTCCCACTGGCGCAGGGAAAACCGTGGTGGGAGAGTTTGCCGTGCATCTGGCACTGGCCAAGGGTCTCAAGGCCTTTTACACCACGCCCATCAAGGCCCTGTCCAACCAGAAGTACCTCGACCTGGTCGCGCGTCATGGAAGCGATCGGGTTGGTCTGCTCACCGGCGATACTTCGCTCAACCCTCATGCAGACGTGATCGTGATGACCACCGAGGTGCTGCGCAACATGCTCTACTCGGGGTCCAGGGACCTGGACCGGCTGGGCTATGTCGTGATGGATGAGGTCCACTACCTCGCCGACCGTTTCCGTGGGCCGGTGTGGGAGGAGGTCATGATTCACCTAGCCCCTGAGGTGCTGGTGGTGTCGCTGTCGGCCACAGTATCCAATGCTGAAGAATTCGGGGACTGGCTCGGGCAGGTGCGTGGCACAACTGCGGTTGTGGTCTCCGAGCACCGTCCCGTGCCCCTGACCCAGCACATGATGGTGGGCCGCCGTCTGCTCCCACTGTATTCACTGCGCACCGTCACCGACTCTGACGGACAGGCGCAGGCCTCGGCACAACCGCCTTTGAACCCCGACCTGCTGCGGTCGGTCAGGGATGCGCGTCGTGCCGCCGCAGGTAGGCAGCCAGGCGACACCGGCGGGCGCCGACATGGTGGCGCCGGTCGCCCGGGCCGCTGGGCCCGCGGCGCCGGTGGCCGTCGACGTCCCTCACATCGCGGCGAGGCCGGCGCCCGCACCGCCCATCTGCGACCGCCCTCACGCGTGGCCGTCATCAAGGCCCTGGACGGCGCCGACCTGCTTCCCGCCATTGTGTTCGTATTCTCACGCACCGGCTGCGAGAACGCCGTGCGCGAGGCCGTCACCCGCGGAGTTGACCTGACCACCGCGCAAGAGGCCAGGCGCATCCGGGAGATCATCGAGCGCCGCACCGCCCAGATCCCCGACCGCGACCTGGGCGTGCTCGGATTCCACGCCTGGGAGCACGCTCTGACTCGCGGCGTGGCCGCCCACCACGCCGGCCTGCTGCCCGTGTTCAAGGAGACGGTGGAGGAGCTCTTCGCTGCCAACCTCGTAAAGGTCGTCTACGCCACCGAGACCTTGTCATTGGGCATCAATATGCCGGCCCGTACGGTGGTGCTGGAGTCGCTGCGCAAGTGGAACGGCTCGGCACATGTGAACCTCACGCCGGGCGAGTACACGCAGCTGACCGGCCGAGCGGGCCGCCGCGGCATCGACGTGGAGGGGCACGCCGTCGTACTGGCCACAGACGACGCCGAACCCACTTTCGTAGCCTCTCTTGCCTCTCGCCGCACCTACCCGCTCGTATCGGCCTTCCGCCCCACCTACAACATGGCCGTCAATCTGCTGGCGCGCCTGCCCCGCGACCGCGCCCGGGAGGTGCTCGAATCCTCTTTCGCGCAGTTCCAGGCCGACCGGGGGGTGGTCGAACTAGCGGCCGAGGCACGCCGCAAGCGCCGCCGGCTGGATGCCCTGGAAAAGCAGATGGCCTGTCATCTGGGGGACTTCGGCGAGTACGCCCTGCTGCGCCACCGCATCAGTGATGCGGAGGCCGATCAGTCCCGCGGCAACCGGTCTAACCGCCGTGGTGAGGCAAGCCGGTCGATCAGTTCACTGGGGCGCGGCGACGTGGTCGTGTTCCGCACGGGACGGCGTCGGCGGCACGGCGTGGTCCTCGCCCAGGAGGCTGCGCACACCGGGGAGCCCCGCTTGACTGTCGTGGGTGAGGACGGCCGGGTGCACACTCTGACTCCGCAGAATGCGCCCGACGGCGTCGCCCGAGTTGGGGCTCTGCCAGTATCCGAGGCCGTGGACGCGCGCCGACCACGCGAACGCGAGCGGCTGACGGGACGACTGCTGGAAGCTCTGCGCGCAGGAACGCTTGACGCATCCACACAACGCGGCTCCCGCCGCGGTAACCGGGCCGGTGAGGATGGTGCGAATGTGGCGCAGCATCTGGAGCGCCTGCGCCACGAAATGCGCGCCCACCCCTGCCATGCCTGTCCCCACCGGGAGGAGCATGCCCGCATCGGGCGCCGCTGGGTGCGCACGCGCAATGAGCTAGAGGTCATTCAGGCCCGTGTCAACAGGCGCACCGGCACGATCGCACGCCAGTTCGACGCGGTGTGCCGGGTGCTGCTTGAACTGGGCTACCTGGATCCGGCGGATCGGGGCCATCCCGAGGGGAAGTTGCGCGTGACTGGAGCCGGAAGGATGCTGGCGCGCGTGTATGCCGAGCGCGATCTACTGGTCGCGGAGTGTCTGCGGCAGGGCTTATGGGATGGGCTCAGCTCGGCGGAGCTGGCCGGAGCCGTATCGGCCTGCGTGTATGAGCCGCGTCTAGCGGCTTCATCCCTGGGGCTGCCGGCGGCGCCCGGCTCCCGCCTGGCAGACGTTCTGCAACAGGAGTTGGCGATCTCCCGCCGCATAGGCGACCTTGAGGCGCTGGAACGGGTGGAGGCCTCCACCGGCGCCGAGCCCGCACTTGCCGGTGCGGTACGGATCTGGGCCGAAGGTGCGGACCTGTCCGTCGTGCTTGAGGACACTGATCTGACAGCCGGGGACTTCGTGCGCTGGTGCAAGCAGTTGCTCGATGTGCTCGGTCAACTCGCCACCATCGGCTCCGGTGGTGAAGGACAGACTGATCAGACCGGGACGGCGCTGACGGCCGCGGATGCCTGCCTCGACGTCAACAGGGGAGTGGTTAGTTGGTCCTCCGTATGA